A single window of Candidatus Omnitrophota bacterium DNA harbors:
- a CDS encoding PA14 domain-containing protein encodes MKETSPKYKKKRGVALIISVGILALIAMIATSFAINMQLEYRAAANFMYYTVAKELSGAGLDKTIADIRALAANNSYDDVMAVINASPYANPGTEVNFAGGSYQVYVEREDQKININTLDETDYPWIDELKSKGLSYDDIAKMINYRVPETEYSSITSVLTATGPQSCNSGTVQKHGPYATVEELRLVLNDDIKYNAIKNFVTVYAPVIPGGLTGKYYSQPDNTVWDKNSILGLGNFCGKVVEFRALKEAKDSGSAPWPPSNTFPGADGDWNGWSEAHDAEFAGGYIAADWTWRSGLDYFGAVFTGYIYIPQDKVNQDITFKMRSENGCRLFIDGTKLIEDWTDRNMGGWPSDNVLVSPAVTFSRAGWHPIRIEYYNKDNQNTVQLKWDAYGSDDYVPAEYFGYYPSSYYGDIAVDSNPVTTPKTYRAASRLGTDYNSAGILKIVSTGKTKKNGVVVAEKKTTSVIQVFNTLTQSTRAEFWAPWFSLYNNFSDGEVRNVTWLDSCPTSQDGFDGSKMNWEGSYQKTPDSVKLGYWDNFNDDIAYTAIILKGGYVTKLFGIAWWDWDVHTFPSTHEHWLPRGRIDGEDATAINWDGDYVWPCTFGDFSVPEGFKEDGINGTYCLRMDVPGYYYDGCTAEERQAELNSYYYKADSPLGYDIFARSYVYDNGQKQTWDSNWQRPPSQRLANPGYPDHIPSFLTGYLILKTDPPYTADHQTKPGDVYYTFVQNGTDWFGSSDLDASVLYCPGKTDSSSGAYYSWDEDAQQTQYYILAAIGVGTTYQAYYSYTTESGSGWVTTGASGTGSASKAGVVAFRANNIYYVDLDLFWQGTPPYTNEAFVDMVYDRTDGITDNNPRYIGSTSECVTDFDNVRVIYPKGYIVSASLIAKPPLDNSNIIWDTITWNDANPNPAGTSITMYARAADSLSTTDDFSTEYAKGDSISSLSGGRFQYKALLITSALNPNDYSASSSTPVLKGVTVMYHRPKARVFYQQ; translated from the coding sequence ATGAAAGAGACTAGCCCTAAATACAAAAAGAAGAGAGGCGTAGCCCTCATAATCTCGGTGGGCATCCTGGCGCTCATCGCGATGATAGCCACGAGCTTCGCCATAAACATGCAGCTCGAGTATAGGGCCGCGGCGAATTTTATGTATTACACCGTAGCCAAAGAGCTGTCCGGCGCGGGCCTTGATAAGACGATCGCCGATATCCGAGCTTTGGCGGCAAACAACAGTTACGACGACGTCATGGCTGTCATAAATGCGTCTCCTTACGCCAACCCTGGGACCGAGGTAAATTTCGCGGGAGGGAGCTATCAGGTCTATGTGGAGAGGGAGGACCAGAAGATAAACATAAACACCCTCGATGAGACCGATTATCCGTGGATAGATGAGTTGAAAAGCAAGGGCCTTTCATACGATGACATCGCGAAGATGATCAATTATCGCGTTCCGGAGACGGAGTATAGCAGTATCACCTCTGTATTGACCGCCACCGGCCCGCAGTCCTGTAACAGCGGCACCGTCCAGAAGCACGGGCCTTACGCAACAGTCGAAGAATTGCGACTTGTCCTTAACGACGACATCAAATATAATGCAATAAAAAACTTCGTTACCGTCTATGCCCCGGTGATACCGGGAGGGCTTACCGGTAAGTATTACTCCCAACCCGATAATACGGTGTGGGATAAAAACTCGATCCTGGGCCTTGGTAATTTTTGCGGAAAAGTCGTGGAATTTCGCGCCCTTAAAGAGGCGAAGGACTCCGGTTCAGCTCCCTGGCCTCCTTCCAATACATTCCCGGGCGCCGACGGAGATTGGAACGGATGGAGCGAGGCGCACGACGCGGAATTTGCCGGGGGCTATATAGCCGCTGACTGGACGTGGCGGTCAGGATTGGATTATTTCGGCGCGGTATTCACCGGATATATATACATACCTCAGGACAAGGTGAACCAGGATATAACCTTCAAGATGCGCAGCGAGAACGGCTGCAGGCTTTTTATAGACGGGACGAAATTGATCGAGGATTGGACCGACAGGAACATGGGCGGCTGGCCGTCAGATAATGTCCTCGTCTCTCCGGCTGTTACCTTCAGCCGCGCCGGCTGGCACCCAATAAGGATCGAATACTACAACAAAGACAACCAGAACACGGTCCAGCTTAAATGGGACGCCTACGGTTCTGACGATTACGTTCCGGCCGAATACTTCGGATATTATCCTTCTTCTTATTACGGGGATATCGCGGTCGACTCGAACCCGGTGACGACGCCTAAGACATACAGGGCCGCCTCCAGGCTCGGGACGGATTATAACTCGGCCGGTATCCTGAAGATAGTCTCTACAGGGAAGACGAAAAAGAACGGAGTCGTCGTCGCCGAAAAGAAGACGACCTCGGTCATACAGGTATTTAATACCCTTACCCAATCTACCCGGGCCGAGTTTTGGGCACCCTGGTTCTCTCTCTACAACAATTTCAGCGACGGGGAGGTAAGGAACGTGACTTGGCTCGATTCGTGTCCGACCAGCCAGGACGGTTTCGACGGCAGCAAGATGAATTGGGAGGGAAGTTATCAGAAAACCCCCGATTCCGTCAAGCTTGGATACTGGGACAACTTCAACGATGATATTGCCTACACCGCGATAATATTGAAGGGGGGATATGTAACGAAGTTATTCGGTATAGCGTGGTGGGATTGGGATGTTCACACATTTCCCAGCACCCATGAACACTGGCTTCCTAGAGGAAGAATAGACGGTGAAGATGCAACTGCTATAAATTGGGACGGCGATTATGTGTGGCCCTGCACTTTCGGCGATTTTTCCGTCCCGGAAGGGTTCAAGGAAGATGGCATTAATGGCACCTATTGCCTCAGAATGGATGTACCGGGATATTATTACGATGGATGCACGGCTGAGGAAAGGCAAGCCGAATTAAACAGTTATTACTACAAAGCAGACTCGCCATTGGGCTACGATATCTTCGCCAGGTCTTATGTCTATGACAACGGACAGAAGCAGACATGGGACAGCAACTGGCAACGGCCTCCAAGCCAGCGCTTGGCTAATCCGGGATATCCCGACCATATTCCATCATTTTTGACGGGGTATCTCATCCTCAAGACCGATCCGCCGTATACAGCTGACCATCAGACAAAACCCGGGGACGTTTATTATACTTTTGTCCAAAACGGTACCGACTGGTTCGGTTCCTCCGACCTGGATGCGAGCGTATTATATTGTCCGGGCAAGACAGACTCGTCAAGCGGCGCCTATTATTCCTGGGATGAGGATGCGCAACAGACGCAGTACTACATATTAGCGGCGATAGGGGTGGGAACCACCTATCAGGCTTATTATTCCTATACTACCGAGAGTGGTTCCGGTTGGGTCACCACGGGAGCATCCGGAACCGGCAGCGCGTCCAAAGCAGGTGTCGTAGCGTTTAGGGCAAACAATATATATTATGTCGATCTCGACTTATTCTGGCAGGGGACCCCCCCCTACACCAATGAAGCATTCGTCGATATGGTATACGACAGGACCGACGGGATAACCGATAATAACCCCAGATATATAGGCAGCACCAGCGAATGCGTGACCGACTTCGACAATGTCAGGGTCATATATCCAAAGGGCTATATCGTATCTGCGTCGCTTATAGCTAAACCTCCTTTGGACAACTCCAATATAATATGGGATACGATAACGTGGAATGACGCGAATCCGAATCCGGCCGGTACCTCGATAACGATGTATGCCAGGGCGGCAGACAGCCTTTCCACAACCGATGACTTCTCGACTGAATATGCGAAGGGGGACTCGATATCATCCCTTTCAGGAGGCAGGTTCCAGTATAAGGCTTTATTGATCACGTCCGCGTTGAACCCTAATGACTATTCGGCCAGCAGCTCCACGCCTGTCCTGAAGGGCGTCACCGTGATGTACCACCGGCCGAAAGCCCGGGTATTCTACCAGCAGTAG
- the pilM gene encoding type IV pilus assembly protein PilM, which produces MGKRALGIDIGAGSVKLVELEKTAEGIQLIRAKFFDLTQYADQEKRDTLIREGIEGLLRTEKIKSGRLALSLSGQSVFIRFLKLPKIQQGKIDKIIKYEAQQQIPFPLDKISWDHQIFRSGAGPEEDVLFVAAKKEIVETTLSHVARTNLDIEFVDVSPLALLNSITYNEPLGKGLILDIGAKATNLIVISDKGFWVRSILIAGDEMTHAIASKLNIPFDKAEELKRKEGMVVASDSLVPSNITPEGKDLVNALNPVVSDLISSIVQSMEFYKTKHARDTAFNEIILSGGGSKLKGIEDFLAKGLGMQIRRANLGQKIKCPSNLRVDIDFQTRFGSSIGLALRLLQRCPTNIDLLPAERKEERDFKKEKFWIISAGLLIAVIPLTIGYNIWFQTSTLRKEVAFLDSLLSDYENINKGIAKLKEDIKNSEARLEPFENLAIKKSLSLEAILEIRKLLPEETWLTSVAKDKDLFSVEGRTTSSLLTINVFKNRLASSPLFDSVEIIYASLPRQTEEGAGQFRDFSIKFRFKGTGAAAAAPKGEKDETKGKK; this is translated from the coding sequence ATGGGAAAACGTGCTCTAGGGATCGATATAGGCGCGGGCTCGGTAAAACTCGTAGAGCTGGAAAAGACGGCCGAAGGTATTCAGCTCATCCGGGCGAAATTTTTTGACTTGACCCAATATGCCGACCAGGAAAAAAGGGACACCCTTATAAGGGAAGGCATAGAGGGGTTGTTGAGAACAGAAAAGATAAAGAGCGGCAGGCTCGCGCTCTCCCTCTCGGGCCAGTCGGTATTCATCCGCTTCCTCAAGCTCCCCAAGATCCAGCAAGGCAAGATAGACAAGATAATAAAATACGAAGCGCAGCAGCAGATCCCTTTCCCCCTCGATAAGATAAGCTGGGACCACCAGATCTTCCGCTCCGGCGCGGGCCCGGAAGAGGACGTCCTTTTCGTCGCCGCGAAAAAAGAGATTGTCGAAACTACGCTTTCGCACGTAGCGAGGACCAACCTGGACATAGAGTTCGTCGATGTCAGCCCTCTGGCCCTCCTTAATTCCATAACTTATAATGAGCCCCTCGGCAAGGGGCTGATCCTTGATATCGGCGCCAAGGCGACCAATCTTATCGTCATATCGGACAAGGGGTTCTGGGTCCGTTCAATACTTATCGCCGGCGACGAGATGACCCATGCGATCGCCTCAAAGTTAAATATACCTTTCGACAAGGCGGAGGAGCTTAAGCGCAAAGAGGGGATGGTGGTCGCGTCAGACAGCCTTGTTCCCTCGAACATCACCCCGGAGGGCAAAGACCTCGTTAATGCCCTGAACCCGGTCGTCTCCGACCTGATATCTTCGATCGTCCAGTCGATGGAATTTTACAAGACCAAACATGCCCGCGATACCGCCTTCAACGAGATCATATTATCGGGCGGCGGCTCAAAGCTCAAGGGCATAGAGGATTTCCTGGCGAAGGGGCTTGGCATGCAGATAAGGCGCGCCAACCTGGGCCAGAAGATAAAATGCCCGTCCAACCTCAGGGTCGATATAGATTTTCAGACGCGCTTCGGCTCTTCGATCGGCCTGGCCCTGCGCCTGCTCCAGAGGTGCCCGACCAATATAGACCTGTTGCCGGCCGAGAGGAAAGAGGAAAGGGATTTCAAAAAAGAAAAATTCTGGATAATCTCCGCGGGCCTCCTTATTGCCGTAATACCGCTCACGATAGGGTATAATATCTGGTTCCAGACGTCGACCCTGAGGAAGGAAGTGGCCTTCCTGGATTCGCTTTTGTCGGATTACGAGAACATCAACAAGGGAATAGCCAAGCTTAAGGAAGATATCAAGAACAGCGAGGCCAGGCTGGAACCCTTTGAAAATCTGGCCATAAAGAAAAGCCTCTCTCTTGAGGCCATATTGGAGATAAGGAAGCTCCTGCCCGAAGAGACCTGGCTGACGTCGGTGGCCAAGGACAAGGACCTTTTCTCGGTTGAGGGCAGGACGACCTCGAGCCTCCTGACCATCAACGTTTTCAAGAACAGGCTCGCATCCTCGCCGTTATTCGATTCGGTAGAGATAATATACGCGAGCCTGCCCCGCCAGACCGAAGAGGGCGCGGGACAATTCAGGGATTTTTCCATAAAGTTCAGGTTCAAGGGGACCGGCGCGGCTGCGGCGGCCCCGAAGGGCGAGAAGGACGAAACGAAAGGCAAGAAATAG
- a CDS encoding Amuc_1100 family pilus-like protein, translated as MNESLTTKISLGAVILVSFLFLGITVYDRLRIEGAVVQKQEQLKVYKNQGLGLLSSEKNRLERQLKAMREADKEISGMLFSKPSSRMVKEVGDPLKFKEELYKVQNKIKEDGASINFQFPFWLGFERYEHDIPNPADLPFRVKQLDIINEIGSLALASKVPEISTIEFLEIKKIMADNKEILFMEFPVRVVLKCGNESLVNFMYKLSVADVPLRIDSFKIKVSADESAAEGDMTGELVIVAAVLPAEKI; from the coding sequence ATGAACGAGTCATTGACGACTAAGATATCCCTGGGAGCGGTCATACTGGTTTCATTTCTTTTTTTAGGGATAACCGTGTATGACAGGTTGAGGATCGAAGGGGCTGTCGTGCAGAAGCAGGAGCAGCTCAAGGTCTATAAAAACCAGGGCCTCGGTTTACTGAGCAGCGAAAAGAACCGCCTTGAGAGGCAGCTCAAGGCCATGCGGGAAGCCGACAAGGAGATAAGCGGCATGCTCTTCTCTAAACCGTCCTCCCGGATGGTGAAGGAGGTCGGGGATCCCCTTAAATTCAAGGAGGAGTTATACAAGGTCCAGAATAAGATAAAAGAGGACGGCGCTTCCATAAATTTCCAATTCCCGTTCTGGCTGGGTTTCGAGAGGTACGAGCACGATATACCGAATCCGGCGGACCTTCCGTTCAGGGTAAAGCAGCTCGACATAATAAACGAGATCGGCAGCCTTGCCCTGGCTTCGAAGGTGCCGGAGATCTCGACGATCGAATTCCTCGAGATCAAGAAAATAATGGCCGACAACAAGGAAATCCTTTTCATGGAATTTCCTGTCAGGGTGGTCCTTAAGTGCGGTAACGAGAGCCTGGTCAATTTTATGTATAAGCTGAGCGTCGCGGATGTGCCTTTGAGGATCGATTCGTTTAAAATAAAAGTTTCCGCAGACGAGAGCGCGGCCGAGGGCGACATGACCGGAGAGTTGGTCATAGTCGCTGCCGTATTGCCCGCGGAGAAGATATGA